The uncultured Dysgonomonas sp. genome contains the following window.
GAAAAAGCCAGTGCCGGAGAAGTTGTATTTAATACAGCTATGGTAGGTTATCCGGAAAGTCTTACCGACCCTTCTTACCTGGGACAGATACTTGTTGTCACCTTCCCGCTTGTAGGAAATTACGGCGTTCCCGACAACACTTTCACAAACGGTATTTCCGACTTCTACGAATCGGAAAAAATACAAGTGAACGGACTCATCATTTCAGATTATTCACACGAATACTCTCACTGGAATGCTAAGAAAAGCCTTGGTGAATGGCTCAAAGAGAACGATGTGCCGGGAATTTACGGCATAGACACACGCGAACTGACGAAGATATTACGAGAAAAAGGATCGATGAAAGGCAAAATCGTATTCAGCGGAGCTGACGAAATAGACTTCTACGACCCAAATATCGAGAATCAGGTAGCCATAGCCAGTTGCAAAGAAGTGATTACATACGGCAACGGCAAGAAGAAAGTAGTATTGGTTGATTGCGGAGTAAAACACAATATAATCCGCTGCCTTGTGAAGCGCGATGTAACACTTATACGCGTGCCGTGGGACTACGACTTCAACCAGTTGGAATGGGATGGCCTCTTCATCTCCAATGGACCGGGGAACCCGGATTTTTGCGAAGAGACTGTAAAGAATATCCGCAAAGCGATGGAAGGAAACAAACCTATCTGTGGTATATGCATGGGCAACCAGCTACTATCAAAAGCCGGAGGAGCCAGCATCTACAAACTGAAATACGGGCATCGCAGTCACAACCAGCCTGTAAAGATGGTAGACTCGACCAAATGCTTCATTACATCGCAAAATCACGGTTTTGCGGTAGCAAATGCCTCTCTGGGATCCGATTGGGAACCATTGTTCATCAATCTGAATGACGGAACAAACGAAGGAATCAAACACAAGACCAAGCCGTTCTTCTCTGCTCAGTTTCACCCCGAAGCAGCCAGCGGGCCGACAGATACGTCATTCTT
Protein-coding sequences here:
- the carA gene encoding glutamine-hydrolyzing carbamoyl-phosphate synthase small subunit — translated: MYSDKPVQLILDDGTVFEGRSFGSEKASAGEVVFNTAMVGYPESLTDPSYLGQILVVTFPLVGNYGVPDNTFTNGISDFYESEKIQVNGLIISDYSHEYSHWNAKKSLGEWLKENDVPGIYGIDTRELTKILREKGSMKGKIVFSGADEIDFYDPNIENQVAIASCKEVITYGNGKKKVVLVDCGVKHNIIRCLVKRDVTLIRVPWDYDFNQLEWDGLFISNGPGNPDFCEETVKNIRKAMEGNKPICGICMGNQLLSKAGGASIYKLKYGHRSHNQPVKMVDSTKCFITSQNHGFAVANASLGSDWEPLFINLNDGTNEGIKHKTKPFFSAQFHPEAASGPTDTSFLFDMFVEKL